The following coding sequences lie in one Rutidosis leptorrhynchoides isolate AG116_Rl617_1_P2 chromosome 4, CSIRO_AGI_Rlap_v1, whole genome shotgun sequence genomic window:
- the LOC139839757 gene encoding uncharacterized protein — protein MDESYDCKCIRNICILAHVDHGKTTLADHLIASSGGGVLHPKQAGRLRFMDYLDEEQRRAITMKSSSIALEYKGHSINLIDSPGHMDFCSEVSTASRLSDGGLVLVDAVEGVHIQTHAVLRQAWIEKLTPCLVLNKIDRLIVELKMSPMEAYNRLQRIVHEVNGIVSAYKSEKYLSDVDSILAGPTGELGDENQEFIEDDEEDTFQPQKGNVVFVCALDGWGFGISEFAEFYASRLGASSTTLQKALWGPRYFISKTKMIVGKKGLAAGSKARPMFVQFVLDPLWQVYNAVLDTNGDKGILEKLVKSFNLSVPARELQNRDPKAVLQSIMSRWLPLSDAILSMVVKHMPDPITAQSFRVSRLLPKRELIDNDCGNPDVLAEAELVRKSVEACDSNPESPCVAFVSKMFAVPIKMLPQRDVNGDILNNYAEESGSGDSEECFLAFARIFSGVLHAGQKVFVLSALYDPLKTGDSMQKHIQETELNSLYLMMGQGLKPVATARAGNIVAIRGLGQHILKSATLSSTKNCWPFSSMTFQVSPTLKVAIEPSDPVDMAALMKGLRLLNRADPFVEVSVSARGEHVLAAAGEVHLERCIKDLKDRFAKVNLEVSPPLVSFRETIEGETLNPFEKLKTLTGNSNFIERTTPNGRCIVRVRVLKLPDALTKLLDECSDLLENIIAGKAIIKSSSGGQDDVHPVESLRKRIWDAIESEVADINNADKDKEKYKLMWKNLLKRIWALGPRQVGPNMLLLPDITTKDSDSSSVFITSSPYVSERLGFSDEMKNDDLVTSGETRSLNEEAESLRSSVLSGFQVATASGPLCDEPMWGLAFVVEASILPFVSESEAIHQQAQTDQYGVFSGQVMTAVKEACKAAVLQKNPRIVEGMYFCELNTPTEYLGPMYAVLARRRARILKEEMQEGSPLFTVHAYVPVAESFGFADELRRWTSGASSALLVLSHWEALDEDPFFVPKTEEEKEEFGDGSSVLQNTARKLIDGVRRRKGLPVEEKVVQHATKQRTLARKV, from the coding sequence ATGGATGAATCGTATGATTGTAAGTGCATACGAAACATATGTATATTAGCACATGTTGATCATGGCAAAACAACACTTGCTGATCACCTAATTGCATCATCTGGCGGTGGTGTTTTACATCCAAAACAAGCTGGTAGACTTAGGTTTATGGATTACTTAGATGAAGAACAACGACGAGCGATAACTATGAAAAGTTCGTCTATTGCTTTAGAATATAAAGGTCATTCGATTAACCTAATCGATTCACCGGGGCATATGGATTTTTGTAGTGAGGTTTCAACTGCTTCACGGTTAAGTGATGGTGGTTTGGTTTTAGTGGATGCTGTTGAAGGTGTTCATATACAAACACATGCGGTTTTGCGTCAGGCGTGGATTGAAAAGCTTACACCTTGTTTAGTTTTGAATAAGATTGATAGGCTGATTGTTGAATTGAAGATGAGTCCTATGGAGGCGTACAATAGGTTACAGAGGATTGTTCATGAGGTTAATGGGATTGTTAGCGCGTATAAGTCAGAAAAGTATTTATCAGATGTTGATTCGATACTTGCTGGGCCGACTGGTGAATTGGGTGATGAGAATCAGGAGTttatagaggatgatgaagaagatacgTTTCAACCACAAAAGGGAAACGTTGTGTTTGTTTGTGCGTTGGATGGGTGGGGGTTTGGTATTAGTGAATTCGCCGAGTTTTATGCTTCTAGACTTGGGGCTAGTTCCACTACTTTGCAGAAGGCGTTGTGGGGCCCTCGATACTTTATTTCAAAAACGAAAATGATTGTGGGTAAGAAGGGATTGGCTGCTGGAAGTAAGGCTCGACCTATGTTCGTGCAGTTTGTCCTCGACCCACTATGGCAGGTATACAATGCAGTTTTGGATACAAATGGAGATAAAGGAATCCTTGAAAAATTGGTTAAGTCATTTAATTTGTCTGTACCTGCTCGTGAACTACAAAATAGGGATCCAAAAGCTGTTCTACAATCTATAATGAGCAGGTGGCTTCCTTTATCAGATGCTATATTGTCTATGGTGGTTAAGCATATGCCAGACCCTATTACTGCACAGTCGTTTCGGGTGTCACGTTTGCTCCCTAAAAGAGAACTAATAGATAATGATTGTGGTAACCCTGATGTGCTTGCTGAGGCTGAGCTCGTACGGAAATCTGTCGAGGCTTGTGATTCAAATCCTGAATCACCATGTGTGGCTTTTGTATCTAAAATGTTTGCAGTTCCTATAAAAATGCTACCTCAAAGAGATGTAAATGGCGATATTTTGAACAACTATGCAGAAGAAAGCGGAAGTGGAGATAGCGAAGAGTGTTTTCTTGCATTTGCGAGGATTTTTAGTGGGGTTCTTCATGCGGGTCAGAAGGTTTTTGTGCTTTCAGCTTTGTATGATCCCCTTAAAACGGGAGATTCAATGCAGAAGcatattcaagaaactgaattgaaTTCTTTGTATCTGATGATGGGCCAAGGATTAAAACCAGTTGCTACTGCTCGGGCTGGAAATATTGTTGCCATTAGAGGGTTGGGTCAACATATACTTAAAAGTGCAACTCTTTCATCGACAAAAAACTGCTGGCCATTTTCAAGTATGACTTTCCAGGTGTCACCAACTCTAAAAGTGGCTATAGAACCGTCTGATCCAGTTGACATGGCTGCACTTATGAAAGGGCTTAGGCTTTTGAACCGGGCCGACCCGTTTGTAGAGGTTAGTGTTTCTGCTAGAGGGGAACACGTGTTAGCTGCTGCAGGTGAAGTTCATTTGGAAAGATGTATTAAAGACTTGAAAGATAGGTTTGCAAAGGTAAATCTGGAAGTTTCACCACCTCTTGTTTCATTTAGAGAAACCATTGAAGGGGAAACGTTAAATCCTTTTGAAAAGTTGAAAACTTTAACTGGAAATTCTAACTTTATTGAAAGAACAACACCAAATGGTAGGTGTATCGTTCGTGTACGCGTTTTGAAACTTCCTGACGCACTTACTAAGTTACTAGATGAATGTTCTGATCTTCTTGAAAATATCATAGCTGGTAAAGCCATTATTAAATCTAGCTCAGGTGGTCAAGACGATGTACATCCAGTTGAATCGCTAAGAAAGCGCATATGGGATGCCATAGAAAGTGAAGTTGCAGACATTAATAATGCAGATAaagataaggaaaaatataaacttATGTGGAAAAATCTTTTAAAGAGAATTTGGGCATTGGGGCCCAGACAAGTTGGTCCGAACATGCTTCTTCTTCCAGATATAACTACAAAAGACTCAGATTCTTCTTCTGTTTTTATAACAAGTTCCCCGTATGTTTCTGAAAGATTGGGTTTTTCAGATGAGATGAAAAATGATGACTTGGTAACAAGTGGTGAAACCCGATCGTTGAATGAAGAAGCTGAGAGTCTCAGGAGCAGTGTATTATCAGGGTTCCAAGTAGCCACTGCATCTGGCCCGTTATGTGATGAACCCATGTGGGGTCTAGCTTTTGTTGTTGAAGCTTCTATTTTACCCTTTGTTAGTGAGTCAGAAGCTATTCATCAGCAAGCACAAACTGATCAATACGGGGTGTTTTCAGGGCAGGTTATGACAGCTGTTAAAGAAGCATGTAAAGCAGCTGTACTTCAAAAGAACCCTAGAATAGTTGAAGGAATGTATTTTTGTGAACTGAATACACCAACAGAGTATTTAGGTCCTATGTACGCTGTGTTGGCCCGTAGACGTGCGAGAATCTTGAAGGAAGAAATGCAGGAAGGGTCACCATTGTTTACGGTACATGCTTATGTGCCAGTTGCTGAAAGTTTTGGTTTTGCTGATGAATTAAGAAGATGGACTTCTGGGGCTTCGAGTGCTCTTCTTGTTCTTAGTCACTGGGAAGCACTTGATGAAGATCCGTTTTTTGTACCGAAaactgaagaagaaaaagaagaatttGGAGATGGTTCGAGTGTTTTACAGAATACAGCAAGGAAACTGATTGATGGAGTTAGAAGACGTAAGGGTCTCCCAGTTGAGGAAAAAGTGGTGCAACATGCTACAAAACAGAGGACGCTGGCTCGCAAGGTTTAA